In Mytilus galloprovincialis chromosome 1, xbMytGall1.hap1.1, whole genome shotgun sequence, the following are encoded in one genomic region:
- the LOC143056238 gene encoding homeobox-containing protein 1-like isoform X1: MNNNLPAGYSELVRQIMPGILNGSINMFSIEQIELIRRLRNSGITKQQVIEAFDSLDRIDGELGSLFDVPVIKGAKQNPHTRTHQHDLHVLSPSVSQSTTRQNTHESADHHMINSSSHDTNKQLSRTASQQANKKLTNLSCSTIDLSMDDNDHFNKDTRNYKASQYTCNNSRIENNLVERIERCQNSKFANASSTVNKTISGELNPQSIQSATINALNNYSTVSVPNKKQKTTEKVDLIEMDSKHDVVELIESAVKEKIGTCTPTLGQTVIMPDGQELTISYQRRERFTFRERHLEILEAFFKDNPYPSYEQREAIADTCNLAISNDGARPLYEKEKVTAHMILNWFANSRKEVKKLAKEGGIVASASILPSRLSKRKSTSIVVQGSNEDSVISDQSNDSFQASSDIKGPKEEFIIIKCEEGNGS; encoded by the exons ATGAATAATAATTTGCCAGCTGGATATAGTGAACTAGTTAGACAG ATAATGCCTGGTATTCTGAATGGGTCAATCAACATGTTTTCTATAGAACAGATAGAGCTTATCCGTAGACTTCGTAACAGTGGAATAACTAAACAGCAAGTTATAGAAGCTTTTGATTCTTTAGACAGAATTGATGGAGAACTAGGTTCTTTATTTGATGTACCAGTGATCAAAGGTGCCAAACAAAATCCACATACTAGAACTCATCAACATGATCTACATGTATTGTCACCATCAGTTAGTCAATCTACGACTAGGCAAAACACACATGAATCAGCTGATCATCACATGATAAATTCATCATCACATGATACAAATAAACAGTTATCCAGAACTGCATCCCAGCAAGCTAATAAGAAGTTAACAAATCTGTCTTGTTCCACTATAGATCTTTCAATGGATGATAATGACCACTTTAATAAGGATACAAGAAACTATAAAGCTTCACAGTATACATGTAACAATTCCAGAATTGAGAACAATCTAGTTGAAAGGATAGAAAGAtgtcaaaattctaaatttgccaATGCGAGTTCGACTGTAAATAAAACTATATCAGGGGAATTAAACCCTCAATCTATCCAGTCAGCAACAATTAATGCATTGAACAATTACAGCACAGTGTCTGTTCcaaacaaaaagcaaaaaacaacagaaaaagtaGATTTGATAGAAATGGATTCAAAACATGATGTTGTTGAGTTAATAGAGAGTGCAGTAAAAGAAAAGATTGG taCTTGTACACCCACACTAGGCCAAACAGTGATAATGCCAGATGGTCAGGAACTTACAATTTCATACCAAAGACGAGAAAGATTCACCTTCAGGGAAAGACATTTAGAAATTCTGGAAGCTTTCTTTAAAGATAATCCATATCCATCATATGAACAGAGAGAAGCCATAGCTGATACGTGTAATCTGGCTATAAGTAATGATG GAGCTAGGCCATTATATGAAAAGGAAAAGGTGACAGCTCATATGATTCTGAATTGGTTTGCAAACAGCAGAAAAGAGGTGAAAAAGCTGGCAAAAGAAG GTGGTATTGTGGCCTCAGCGTCTATTTTGCCATCACGTTTAAGTAAGCGCAAATCCACAAGTATAGTAGTACAGGGTTCAAATGAAGACAGTGTGATTTCTGACCAATCTAATGACTCTTTCCAAGCTTCCAGTGACATCAAAGGACCAAAAGAAGAATTTATCATTATTAAGTGTGAAGAGGGCAATGgaagttaa
- the LOC143056238 gene encoding homeobox-containing protein 1-like isoform X3: MNNNLPAGYSELVRQIMPGILNGSINMFSIEQIELIRRLRNSGITKQQVIEAFDSLDRIDGELGSLFDVPVIKGAKQNPHTRTHQHDLHVLSPSVSQSTTRQNTHESADHHMINSSSHDTNKQLSRTASQQANKKLTNLSCSTIDLSMDDNDHFNKDTRNYKASQYTCNNSRIENNLVERIERCQNSKFANASSTVNKTISGELNPQSIQSATINALNNYSTVSVPNKKQKTTEKVDLIEMDSKHDVVELIESAVKEKIGTCTPTLGQTVIMPDGQELTISYQRRERFTFRERHLEILEAFFKDNPYPSYEQREAIADTCNLAISNDGARPLYEKEKVTAHMILNWFANSRKEVKKLAKEGQLNGF, translated from the exons ATGAATAATAATTTGCCAGCTGGATATAGTGAACTAGTTAGACAG ATAATGCCTGGTATTCTGAATGGGTCAATCAACATGTTTTCTATAGAACAGATAGAGCTTATCCGTAGACTTCGTAACAGTGGAATAACTAAACAGCAAGTTATAGAAGCTTTTGATTCTTTAGACAGAATTGATGGAGAACTAGGTTCTTTATTTGATGTACCAGTGATCAAAGGTGCCAAACAAAATCCACATACTAGAACTCATCAACATGATCTACATGTATTGTCACCATCAGTTAGTCAATCTACGACTAGGCAAAACACACATGAATCAGCTGATCATCACATGATAAATTCATCATCACATGATACAAATAAACAGTTATCCAGAACTGCATCCCAGCAAGCTAATAAGAAGTTAACAAATCTGTCTTGTTCCACTATAGATCTTTCAATGGATGATAATGACCACTTTAATAAGGATACAAGAAACTATAAAGCTTCACAGTATACATGTAACAATTCCAGAATTGAGAACAATCTAGTTGAAAGGATAGAAAGAtgtcaaaattctaaatttgccaATGCGAGTTCGACTGTAAATAAAACTATATCAGGGGAATTAAACCCTCAATCTATCCAGTCAGCAACAATTAATGCATTGAACAATTACAGCACAGTGTCTGTTCcaaacaaaaagcaaaaaacaacagaaaaagtaGATTTGATAGAAATGGATTCAAAACATGATGTTGTTGAGTTAATAGAGAGTGCAGTAAAAGAAAAGATTGG taCTTGTACACCCACACTAGGCCAAACAGTGATAATGCCAGATGGTCAGGAACTTACAATTTCATACCAAAGACGAGAAAGATTCACCTTCAGGGAAAGACATTTAGAAATTCTGGAAGCTTTCTTTAAAGATAATCCATATCCATCATATGAACAGAGAGAAGCCATAGCTGATACGTGTAATCTGGCTATAAGTAATGATG GAGCTAGGCCATTATATGAAAAGGAAAAGGTGACAGCTCATATGATTCTGAATTGGTTTGCAAACAGCAGAAAAGAGGTGAAAAAGCTGGCAAAAGAAGGTCAGTTAAATGGCTTCTGA
- the LOC143056238 gene encoding homeobox-containing protein 1-like isoform X2 — translation MPGILNGSINMFSIEQIELIRRLRNSGITKQQVIEAFDSLDRIDGELGSLFDVPVIKGAKQNPHTRTHQHDLHVLSPSVSQSTTRQNTHESADHHMINSSSHDTNKQLSRTASQQANKKLTNLSCSTIDLSMDDNDHFNKDTRNYKASQYTCNNSRIENNLVERIERCQNSKFANASSTVNKTISGELNPQSIQSATINALNNYSTVSVPNKKQKTTEKVDLIEMDSKHDVVELIESAVKEKIGTCTPTLGQTVIMPDGQELTISYQRRERFTFRERHLEILEAFFKDNPYPSYEQREAIADTCNLAISNDGARPLYEKEKVTAHMILNWFANSRKEVKKLAKEGGIVASASILPSRLSKRKSTSIVVQGSNEDSVISDQSNDSFQASSDIKGPKEEFIIIKCEEGNGS, via the exons ATGCCTGGTATTCTGAATGGGTCAATCAACATGTTTTCTATAGAACAGATAGAGCTTATCCGTAGACTTCGTAACAGTGGAATAACTAAACAGCAAGTTATAGAAGCTTTTGATTCTTTAGACAGAATTGATGGAGAACTAGGTTCTTTATTTGATGTACCAGTGATCAAAGGTGCCAAACAAAATCCACATACTAGAACTCATCAACATGATCTACATGTATTGTCACCATCAGTTAGTCAATCTACGACTAGGCAAAACACACATGAATCAGCTGATCATCACATGATAAATTCATCATCACATGATACAAATAAACAGTTATCCAGAACTGCATCCCAGCAAGCTAATAAGAAGTTAACAAATCTGTCTTGTTCCACTATAGATCTTTCAATGGATGATAATGACCACTTTAATAAGGATACAAGAAACTATAAAGCTTCACAGTATACATGTAACAATTCCAGAATTGAGAACAATCTAGTTGAAAGGATAGAAAGAtgtcaaaattctaaatttgccaATGCGAGTTCGACTGTAAATAAAACTATATCAGGGGAATTAAACCCTCAATCTATCCAGTCAGCAACAATTAATGCATTGAACAATTACAGCACAGTGTCTGTTCcaaacaaaaagcaaaaaacaacagaaaaagtaGATTTGATAGAAATGGATTCAAAACATGATGTTGTTGAGTTAATAGAGAGTGCAGTAAAAGAAAAGATTGG taCTTGTACACCCACACTAGGCCAAACAGTGATAATGCCAGATGGTCAGGAACTTACAATTTCATACCAAAGACGAGAAAGATTCACCTTCAGGGAAAGACATTTAGAAATTCTGGAAGCTTTCTTTAAAGATAATCCATATCCATCATATGAACAGAGAGAAGCCATAGCTGATACGTGTAATCTGGCTATAAGTAATGATG GAGCTAGGCCATTATATGAAAAGGAAAAGGTGACAGCTCATATGATTCTGAATTGGTTTGCAAACAGCAGAAAAGAGGTGAAAAAGCTGGCAAAAGAAG GTGGTATTGTGGCCTCAGCGTCTATTTTGCCATCACGTTTAAGTAAGCGCAAATCCACAAGTATAGTAGTACAGGGTTCAAATGAAGACAGTGTGATTTCTGACCAATCTAATGACTCTTTCCAAGCTTCCAGTGACATCAAAGGACCAAAAGAAGAATTTATCATTATTAAGTGTGAAGAGGGCAATGgaagttaa